In Duganella zoogloeoides, a single genomic region encodes these proteins:
- a CDS encoding PACE efflux transporter: MQGLKRKIVYVSLFELFAVALTTTTLMLLAGSSGAHASVAAVASSTVAVVWNFIFNSMFEAWEARQTTKGRSVARRIAHAIGFEGGLVAFLVPLFAWWLEISLWEAFIVDLWIVVFFLVYTFLFSLAFDRIFGLPASAQGGQPQAA; this comes from the coding sequence ATGCAAGGATTGAAGCGCAAGATTGTCTATGTATCGCTGTTCGAGCTGTTTGCGGTAGCGTTGACCACCACCACGCTGATGCTGCTGGCCGGCAGCAGCGGTGCCCATGCCAGCGTGGCGGCAGTGGCGTCGTCCACCGTGGCCGTGGTCTGGAATTTCATTTTCAATTCCATGTTCGAGGCGTGGGAAGCACGCCAGACCACCAAGGGCCGCAGCGTGGCGCGGCGCATCGCCCACGCCATCGGCTTCGAAGGCGGCCTGGTGGCGTTCCTGGTGCCGCTGTTCGCGTGGTGGCTCGAGATCTCGCTGTGGGAGGCGTTCATCGTCGACCTGTGGATCGTGGTGTTCTTCCTGGTGTACACCTTCCTGTTCAGCCTGGCGTTCGACCGCATCTTCGGCCTGCCCGCCTCGGCGCAGGGCGGGCAGCCGCAGGCAGCCTGA
- a CDS encoding LysR family transcriptional regulator, which translates to MAFSSDNVDLFLAVIDHGSFSAAARALGRVPSAVSMAIANLEAELDLQLFERNSRAVIPTDMARALEAEARHMAGQMRRLQAHALSLHQGLERRLTLAVSPELLSAAWGEPLARLADEFPSLEVDVLSAPQADARRMLHDGTAQLALLYDRPQVDERESFQELGSEVLVAVLSPQHPAARERNGHFRLEDLVDIRQVAIVSRAAHQEDKRVLVSRKLWRTDSHQATLELVQAGIGWAFLPRRLVAPLLADGELLVIDFASMSNQLRLWVDVVWVNDRPLGLGAKRLIALMKDIGGLEARPGHV; encoded by the coding sequence ATGGCCTTTTCCAGCGACAACGTCGACCTGTTCCTTGCCGTGATCGACCACGGTTCCTTTTCCGCCGCCGCCCGCGCGCTCGGCCGGGTGCCGTCGGCCGTCAGCATGGCGATTGCCAACCTCGAGGCCGAGCTCGATTTGCAACTGTTCGAGCGCAACTCGCGCGCAGTGATCCCCACCGACATGGCCCGCGCGCTGGAAGCGGAGGCGCGCCACATGGCCGGCCAGATGCGCCGCCTGCAGGCCCACGCCTTGTCGCTGCACCAGGGACTCGAGCGCCGGCTGACGCTGGCGGTGTCGCCCGAGTTGCTGTCGGCCGCGTGGGGCGAGCCGCTGGCGCGCCTGGCCGACGAATTTCCGTCGCTGGAAGTTGATGTACTGTCGGCGCCGCAGGCCGATGCGCGCCGCATGCTGCACGACGGTACCGCGCAGCTGGCGCTGCTCTACGACCGGCCGCAAGTCGATGAACGCGAAAGCTTCCAGGAACTGGGCAGCGAGGTGCTCGTCGCCGTGCTCTCGCCGCAGCATCCGGCAGCGCGCGAACGCAACGGCCACTTCAGGCTCGAGGACCTGGTCGATATCCGGCAAGTGGCGATTGTCAGCCGCGCCGCGCACCAGGAGGACAAGCGGGTGCTGGTGTCGCGCAAGCTGTGGCGCACCGACAGCCACCAGGCCACGCTGGAGCTGGTGCAGGCGGGCATCGGCTGGGCGTTCCTGCCCCGCCGCCTGGTGGCGCCGCTGCTGGCCGATGGCGAGCTGCTGGTGATCGATTTCGCCAGCATGAGCAACCAGCTGCGTTTATGGGTGGACGTGGTGTGGGTGAACGACCGCCCGCTCGGCCTGGGCGCCAAGCGGCTGATCGCGCTGATGAAGGATATCGGCGGGTTGGAGGCCCGCCCCGGCCACGTGTAG
- a CDS encoding M20/M25/M40 family metallo-hydrolase, with translation MKISLLSPALLALALALPCTHAAELSPVEQNIVAAIKARSPQALHLLERSVNINSGTMNIDGVREVGKLYRRELDQLGFATRWIDLPPAMRRAGHLVGTREGRQGKRLLLLGHLDTVFEKDSPVQLWQRNGDRVRGQGVNDMKGGDVVILEALRALKSAGALENTTITVMFTGDEESAGEPIATSRADMVAAAKRSDIALSFEGTMRNQDGQDTGTIGRRSSSSWELEVKGKQGHSSTIFTDKAGYGAVYEAARILDGFRQQVIEPDLTFSAGLILGGTDAGVDETGTKGQAAGKTNVIARTALVHGDLRYLTYEQRDRAHAKMRAIVAQNLPGTSASISFHDAYPPMAPTPGNLAVLKVYSQASSDAGLGAIPALPPGQRGAGDIQFVASLVDSLDGLGVAGNGAHSPDEDLEIASLERATIRSALLIYRLTR, from the coding sequence ATGAAAATATCGCTGCTGTCGCCCGCCTTGCTGGCCCTAGCCCTGGCCCTGCCTTGTACCCACGCCGCCGAACTGTCCCCCGTCGAGCAGAACATCGTCGCCGCCATCAAGGCCCGTTCACCGCAGGCGCTGCACCTGCTGGAGCGATCGGTCAACATCAACAGCGGCACCATGAACATCGACGGTGTGCGCGAAGTGGGCAAGCTGTATCGCCGGGAACTCGACCAGTTGGGCTTTGCCACGCGCTGGATCGACCTGCCGCCCGCCATGCGCCGCGCCGGCCACCTGGTGGGCACGCGCGAGGGCAGGCAGGGCAAACGGCTGCTGCTGCTCGGCCACCTCGACACCGTGTTTGAAAAGGACAGCCCGGTGCAGCTGTGGCAGCGCAATGGCGACCGCGTGCGCGGCCAGGGTGTGAACGACATGAAGGGCGGCGACGTGGTCATACTTGAAGCGCTGCGCGCGCTGAAAAGCGCCGGCGCACTCGAGAACACCACCATCACCGTGATGTTTACCGGCGACGAAGAAAGCGCCGGCGAACCGATCGCCACGTCGCGCGCCGACATGGTGGCCGCCGCCAAACGCAGCGACATCGCGCTCTCCTTCGAAGGCACTATGCGCAACCAGGACGGCCAGGACACCGGCACCATCGGCCGCCGGTCTTCGTCGTCGTGGGAGCTGGAAGTGAAAGGCAAGCAGGGCCACTCGAGCACCATCTTCACCGACAAGGCGGGTTATGGCGCCGTGTATGAAGCGGCGCGCATCCTCGATGGCTTCCGCCAGCAAGTGATCGAACCCGATCTCACGTTCAGCGCGGGACTGATCCTCGGCGGCACCGATGCTGGCGTCGATGAGACAGGCACGAAAGGCCAGGCCGCCGGCAAGACCAACGTGATCGCCAGGACCGCGCTGGTGCACGGCGACCTGCGTTACCTCACCTACGAACAGCGCGACCGCGCGCACGCGAAAATGCGCGCCATCGTCGCGCAAAACCTGCCCGGCACCAGCGCCAGCATCAGCTTTCACGACGCCTATCCGCCGATGGCGCCCACGCCCGGTAACCTGGCGGTGTTAAAAGTGTATTCGCAGGCGAGCAGCGACGCCGGCCTGGGCGCCATCCCCGCCCTGCCCCCGGGCCAGCGCGGGGCCGGCGACATCCAGTTCGTGGCCTCGCTGGTGGACAGTCTCGATGGCCTGGGCGTGGCCGGCAACGGCGCCCATTCACCGGACGAAGACCTGGAAATCGCCTCGCTCGAACGCGCTACCATCCGTAGTGCTTTGCTGATCTACCGCCTGACCCGTTAA
- a CDS encoding thiol:disulfide interchange protein DsbA/DsbL, giving the protein MLRRTFLTAAVTAAVAAMFAGTAFATPTAPKSGAEYTTLKTPQPVQAEGKKVEVIEFFMYHCPACYALEPAMLDWVKKQGDNISFRRIHLPLTGEKDPETHLFLTLEAMKLESQLHAKVLQTWHVERKRLQSDDANIEWAVKNGIDKEKFLAVYNSFAINNRLKNAGRVASSYEVNSTPTIIVNGRYLTNPSMVDAANPGIPRQQLTAATLQVLDALVAQSRK; this is encoded by the coding sequence ATGCTCCGTCGTACGTTCCTGACCGCCGCTGTCACTGCCGCTGTTGCCGCCATGTTTGCCGGTACCGCTTTTGCCACGCCCACCGCACCGAAGAGCGGCGCCGAGTACACCACGCTGAAAACGCCGCAGCCGGTCCAGGCCGAGGGCAAGAAGGTCGAAGTGATCGAGTTCTTCATGTACCACTGCCCGGCGTGCTACGCACTGGAGCCGGCCATGCTGGACTGGGTCAAGAAGCAGGGCGACAACATCAGCTTCCGCCGCATCCACTTGCCGCTGACCGGTGAAAAAGATCCGGAAACCCATCTGTTCCTCACGCTCGAAGCGATGAAGCTCGAGTCGCAGCTGCACGCCAAGGTGCTGCAGACCTGGCACGTGGAACGCAAGCGCCTGCAAAGCGACGATGCCAATATCGAGTGGGCCGTCAAGAACGGTATCGACAAGGAAAAATTCCTGGCCGTGTACAACTCGTTCGCGATCAACAACCGCCTGAAGAACGCTGGCCGCGTGGCATCGTCGTATGAAGTCAACAGCACACCGACCATCATCGTCAATGGCCGCTACCTGACCAACCCGTCGATGGTGGATGCCGCCAACCCCGGCATCCCGCGCCAGCAACTGACCGCCGCCACGCTGCAAGTGCTCGACGCGCTGGTCGCGCAGTCGCGCAAGTAA
- a CDS encoding TetR/AcrR family transcriptional regulator: protein MKKDNISTEEELDCPDAAPYEPCFGKSAGRPRAADKEAREQALVHTAAQLFLEKGYSKVSLEMIAREAHVAVRTIYVKFGGKAGLLSAAITRGRARFFSDMTSLETDTRPMEAILGDYALRFLELVSQPAFVNLHRMVVAEARTTPELAETFYDAGPRKSREQLGKFFARDDIRPKLRTDLSQEFLAVHFVNCLMGDTMSRMLFPPDHQPSQTEIRRQAALGLDLFLRSVVL from the coding sequence ATGAAAAAAGACAACATTTCAACCGAGGAAGAACTCGACTGCCCGGACGCCGCGCCGTACGAGCCGTGCTTCGGCAAATCGGCCGGCCGCCCGCGCGCAGCCGACAAGGAAGCACGAGAACAGGCGCTGGTGCATACCGCTGCCCAGCTGTTCCTGGAAAAGGGTTACAGCAAGGTCAGCCTGGAAATGATTGCCCGCGAAGCCCATGTTGCCGTGCGCACCATCTACGTGAAATTCGGCGGCAAGGCCGGTCTGCTGAGCGCGGCCATCACGCGGGGCCGTGCCAGGTTTTTCTCCGACATGACCAGCCTGGAAACCGACACCCGTCCGATGGAAGCGATCCTGGGCGACTACGCGCTGCGCTTCCTGGAACTGGTGTCGCAGCCGGCGTTCGTCAACCTGCACCGCATGGTGGTGGCCGAGGCGCGCACCACGCCCGAGCTGGCCGAAACCTTTTACGATGCCGGCCCGCGCAAATCGCGCGAGCAACTGGGCAAGTTTTTCGCCCGCGACGACATCAGGCCAAAACTGCGCACCGACCTGTCCCAGGAGTTCCTGGCGGTGCATTTTGTGAACTGCCTGATGGGCGACACCATGAGCCGCATGCTGTTTCCACCAGACCATCAACCTTCCCAAACCGAAATCCGGCGCCAGGCGGCACTGGGCCTCGACCTGTTCCTGCGCAGCGTGGTTCTTTAG
- a CDS encoding HlyD family secretion protein, whose translation MSSPQQQEQKGPSAVPPQAAQPSQDAPARPAKSNRKVLVIAGIIALVAIGAGGRMWYRSHNFVETENAYVAGHVHPVSARISGVVTKVLIDDNQVVRAGDVIAELDPFDQGVKVEQIQAQIASAEQQVLQADAQIMQVKAQASSAAAQVAQSQAQLLRAKQDADRFGQLYNDQMKAVSKAELDAAVAGRAGAVADLAARKDNAAAARAQITAAESARDVLKSQVSVLRVQLKDAQQQLAYNQILAPVGGRIGKRSIEVGQRVQPGQQLTAIVQDNVWLTANFKETQLAEMHAGQEVKVTIDAMPGKELIGTVESFAPASGAQFALLPADNATGNFTKIVQRVPVKIVFKPEDVKALNGRLVPGMSAIAEVAIHQDEKKSERKVAAAPATVQ comes from the coding sequence ATGTCCAGCCCACAACAGCAAGAACAAAAAGGTCCAAGCGCGGTACCACCCCAGGCAGCCCAGCCGAGCCAGGATGCTCCGGCGCGCCCGGCCAAATCGAATCGCAAAGTGCTGGTCATTGCCGGCATTATCGCGCTGGTCGCCATCGGCGCCGGCGGCCGCATGTGGTATCGGAGCCATAACTTCGTCGAGACCGAGAACGCCTACGTGGCCGGCCACGTGCACCCGGTGTCGGCGCGCATTTCCGGCGTGGTGACCAAGGTGCTAATCGACGACAACCAGGTCGTGCGCGCAGGCGACGTGATCGCCGAACTCGATCCGTTCGACCAGGGCGTGAAGGTCGAGCAGATCCAGGCGCAGATCGCCAGCGCCGAGCAGCAGGTGCTGCAGGCCGATGCCCAGATCATGCAGGTGAAAGCGCAAGCCAGTTCGGCCGCCGCGCAAGTGGCGCAGTCGCAGGCGCAACTGCTGCGCGCCAAGCAGGACGCCGATCGTTTCGGCCAGCTGTACAACGACCAGATGAAGGCCGTCTCCAAGGCGGAACTCGACGCTGCCGTCGCCGGCCGCGCCGGCGCGGTGGCCGACCTGGCCGCGCGCAAGGACAATGCCGCCGCCGCCCGCGCGCAGATCACTGCCGCCGAATCGGCGCGCGACGTGCTCAAATCGCAGGTGTCGGTGCTGCGCGTGCAACTGAAGGACGCCCAGCAGCAGCTGGCCTACAACCAGATCCTGGCGCCTGTTGGTGGCCGCATCGGCAAGCGGTCGATCGAAGTGGGCCAGCGCGTGCAGCCGGGCCAGCAACTGACCGCCATCGTGCAGGACAACGTGTGGCTGACCGCTAACTTCAAGGAAACCCAGTTGGCCGAGATGCATGCGGGCCAGGAAGTCAAAGTCACCATCGACGCCATGCCGGGCAAGGAATTGATCGGCACCGTGGAGAGCTTCGCGCCAGCATCGGGCGCGCAGTTCGCGCTGCTGCCGGCCGATAATGCCACCGGCAACTTCACCAAGATCGTCCAGCGCGTGCCGGTCAAGATCGTGTTCAAGCCGGAAGACGTGAAGGCCCTCAATGGCCGCCTGGTGCCGGGCATGTCGGCGATTGCCGAAGTGGCGATCCACCAGGACGAGAAAAAGTCCGAGCGTAAGGTCGCTGCCGCACCTGCCACGGTCCAGTAA
- a CDS encoding DHA2 family efflux MFS transporter permease subunit: MASSTFDPPASRAAGKAAPAAAPAPSEKVTARTWIAIAAGMLGAFMAVLDIQITNSSLKDILGSLSATQEEGSWIATAYLVAEIVVIPMTGLFTRVFGTRNYMIGTTALFLLFSTLCGFAWNLESMIIFRMMQGFTGGALIPMAFTLVMTQLPPSKRATGMAIFGLTATLAPSMGPTLGGYLSELYGWPSIFYLNWVPGLLLIGGIAYGLEKEKFQPSLLSGADWSGIFFMAVGLGSLTIFLEEGNSKDWFDSSFIITFAALAIFGLLGWVVNSALKQQPFVNLALYGQRNFAAATALSMAMGMGLYGSSFLLPLYLGQIPGYSPMQIGEVIMWSGLPQLFIMPFVAKLSSKVDNRILCTFGLLLFGGSCLMNSYMDATTGYDQLLLSQIVRALGQPFVMLTLSNFAMNGIQPKDMPSASSLINMTRNLGGSIGIALLATALTSREHFHSQRIGESVTGFAAATQERLSVLTQSFIGQGFDSTTASNMALKAIDGIVRRESFVMAYNDGFFLVAMVLFACIGVLWFSDKVKAPSGGGGGGH, encoded by the coding sequence ATGGCCAGTTCCACATTCGATCCGCCGGCATCAAGGGCGGCGGGGAAGGCTGCACCCGCCGCTGCGCCGGCGCCGAGCGAAAAAGTCACGGCCCGCACCTGGATCGCGATTGCCGCCGGCATGCTGGGCGCCTTCATGGCGGTGCTCGACATCCAGATCACCAACTCGTCGCTCAAGGACATCCTCGGTTCGCTGTCGGCCACCCAGGAAGAGGGCTCGTGGATCGCCACCGCCTACCTGGTGGCGGAGATCGTCGTCATTCCGATGACCGGCCTGTTTACGCGGGTATTCGGCACGCGTAACTACATGATCGGCACCACCGCGCTGTTCCTGCTGTTCTCGACCCTGTGCGGCTTCGCCTGGAACCTCGAGAGCATGATCATCTTCCGCATGATGCAGGGCTTTACGGGCGGCGCCCTGATCCCGATGGCGTTTACGCTGGTGATGACGCAGCTGCCGCCGTCCAAGCGCGCCACCGGCATGGCCATCTTCGGCTTGACTGCCACGCTGGCGCCGTCGATGGGCCCCACGCTCGGTGGCTACCTCAGCGAGCTGTATGGCTGGCCGTCGATCTTCTACCTGAACTGGGTGCCGGGTTTGCTGCTGATCGGCGGTATCGCCTATGGCCTCGAGAAGGAAAAATTCCAGCCGTCGCTGCTGTCGGGCGCCGACTGGAGCGGCATCTTTTTCATGGCCGTGGGCCTGGGCAGCCTCACCATCTTCCTCGAAGAAGGCAACAGCAAGGACTGGTTCGATTCGTCGTTCATCATCACCTTTGCCGCGCTGGCAATCTTTGGTTTGCTGGGCTGGGTGGTCAACAGCGCATTGAAGCAGCAGCCGTTCGTCAACCTGGCCTTGTACGGCCAGCGCAACTTCGCTGCCGCCACCGCGCTGTCGATGGCGATGGGCATGGGCTTGTACGGTTCGTCATTCCTGCTGCCGCTGTACCTGGGCCAGATTCCCGGCTACTCGCCGATGCAGATCGGTGAAGTGATCATGTGGTCCGGTTTGCCGCAGCTGTTCATCATGCCGTTCGTGGCCAAGCTGTCGTCCAAGGTCGATAACCGCATCCTGTGCACGTTTGGTTTGCTGCTGTTCGGCGGTTCGTGCCTGATGAATTCCTATATGGACGCCACTACCGGCTATGACCAGCTGCTGCTGTCGCAGATCGTGCGCGCGCTGGGCCAGCCGTTCGTGATGCTCACGCTGTCGAACTTTGCCATGAACGGCATCCAGCCCAAGGACATGCCGTCGGCGTCGTCGCTGATCAACATGACTCGCAACCTGGGCGGCTCGATCGGTATCGCGCTGCTGGCGACCGCTTTGACGTCGCGCGAGCATTTCCACTCGCAGCGCATCGGCGAATCGGTCACCGGCTTTGCGGCCGCCACGCAGGAACGCCTGTCGGTGCTGACGCAATCGTTCATCGGCCAGGGCTTCGACTCGACCACGGCGTCGAACATGGCGCTCAAGGCCATCGATGGCATCGTGCGGCGCGAGTCGTTCGTGATGGCCTACAACGACGGCTTCTTCCTGGTCGCCATGGTGCTGTTTGCCTGCATCGGCGTGCTGTGGTTCTCGGACAAGGTCAAAGCCCCTTCGGGTGGCGGTGGCGGCGGGCACTAA
- a CDS encoding efflux transporter outer membrane subunit, producing MFHSALQRIALAVSITAALSGCATVGTDFGTPENVKDASFRHLPQAGSTAAHLPAQWWTVFNDPILNRLEETALRDNPSVKAAGQRLVQAQAQAGLSRANQRPSVGVSASVSNSRTSAETSQGIALGGRSIKGNNYAVGANFSYELDLLGRVRRMVEASDAQALAAEADRDGVLLMLSSQLATAYWQLRGLDAEMAILNGALDTRRESEQLVTARFDAGLSNELDVSRARIELANAKADLHEVQRQRNLVEHQLATLVGASPSAMLTAATATPAVLPAPPAIPVGLPASLLAQRPDLAGSVATLRAANAQIGVAEGAFYPSVSLTGNFGYASEALRNIGESGARQFSVGPLALSLPIFDGGRNKANLAIAKSRYDEAVANHETKLLTALREVEDALSDVQERQLQGEAQSASQTAAARGYLVARARYERGVSTYLDVTDAQRSALAADRAAVQINTQRLLATVAVARSLGAGWQPSSQLAAVSVAR from the coding sequence ATGTTCCATTCGGCTTTGCAGCGCATCGCGCTCGCTGTGTCCATTACCGCAGCGCTGTCCGGCTGCGCCACCGTCGGCACCGACTTCGGCACGCCTGAAAACGTCAAGGATGCGTCGTTCCGCCACCTGCCGCAAGCCGGCAGCACGGCCGCCCATTTGCCGGCGCAGTGGTGGACCGTGTTCAACGATCCGATCCTCAATCGCCTGGAAGAGACCGCGCTGCGCGACAACCCGAGCGTGAAAGCGGCGGGGCAGCGCCTGGTGCAGGCGCAGGCGCAGGCTGGCCTGTCGCGCGCCAACCAGCGTCCTTCGGTGGGCGTGAGCGCCTCGGTGTCGAACTCGCGCACGTCGGCCGAAACCTCGCAGGGTATCGCGCTTGGCGGCCGTTCGATCAAGGGTAACAACTACGCGGTCGGCGCCAATTTCTCGTATGAACTCGACCTGCTGGGCCGCGTGCGCCGGATGGTGGAAGCGTCCGACGCGCAAGCGCTGGCCGCCGAAGCGGACCGCGACGGCGTGCTGCTGATGCTGTCGTCGCAACTGGCCACGGCCTACTGGCAGTTGCGCGGGCTGGACGCCGAAATGGCGATCCTCAACGGCGCGCTCGATACCCGCCGCGAGAGCGAACAACTGGTCACCGCGCGTTTCGACGCCGGCCTGTCGAATGAACTCGACGTGTCGCGCGCCCGCATCGAACTGGCCAACGCCAAGGCCGACCTGCACGAAGTGCAGCGCCAGCGCAACCTGGTCGAGCACCAGCTGGCCACGCTGGTGGGCGCTTCGCCGTCGGCGATGCTCACTGCCGCTACTGCCACCCCTGCGGTGCTGCCGGCGCCACCGGCAATTCCCGTCGGCTTGCCGGCCAGCCTGCTGGCGCAGCGTCCCGACCTGGCTGGCAGCGTAGCGACCCTGCGCGCGGCCAATGCGCAGATCGGCGTGGCTGAAGGCGCGTTCTATCCATCGGTGTCGCTGACCGGTAACTTCGGCTACGCGTCGGAAGCGCTGCGCAACATCGGCGAGAGCGGTGCGCGCCAGTTCAGTGTCGGTCCGCTGGCGCTGTCGCTGCCGATCTTCGACGGTGGCCGCAACAAGGCCAACCTGGCGATTGCCAAATCGCGCTACGACGAAGCGGTGGCCAACCACGAAACCAAACTGCTGACGGCGCTGCGCGAAGTGGAAGACGCGTTGTCCGACGTGCAGGAACGCCAGTTGCAGGGCGAAGCGCAATCGGCCTCGCAAACGGCCGCCGCACGCGGCTACCTGGTGGCGCGGGCGCGCTACGAGCGTGGCGTCTCGACATACCTGGACGTGACCGATGCCCAGCGCAGCGCGCTGGCGGCCGACCGCGCGGCGGTGCAGATCAATACCCAGCGCTTGCTCGCGACCGTGGCAGTGGCGCGCTCGCTCGGTGCGGGGTGGCAGCCTTCGTCGCAGTTGGCTGCGGTAAGCGTTGCCAGGTAA
- a CDS encoding dipeptidyl-peptidase 3 family protein — protein MKKILLPLTLVLAVVSTVHAAPATIADLNKMSQRYAPVALTADTSKLSAGDKQAIVKLIEAAKIIDVLQLRQRWSGNEALWAALKKDTTPLGKARLDYFWLNKGPWSILDDHQSFLPAQIGGIKIPAKKPEGGSFYPDDATKAQLDTWMNALPAIDKSQAQWFFTAIRRNAGGQFTTVPYSVEYQPELEKAAALLKQAAAATDNASLKKFLDLRADAFLSNDYLASDFAWMDLDSPVDVTIGPYETYNDELFGYKAAFEAYVNIRDQKETQKLDFFAQHMQELEDSLPIDAQYRNPKVGAIAPMVVVNQVYGAGDGNMGVQTAAYNLPNDERIISQRGSKRVMLKNVQEAKFKSTLTPISKLVLRAADQKDVDFDSFFTHILAHEITHGLGPHATTIDGKASTPRQDLKEAYSTIEEAKADITGLYVLDVMMGKGQLKGILGQGEAAERKLYTTFLASAFRTLHFGLTDSHARGMAIQVNYLLDKGGFVSHGDGTFSVDFARIKDAVKELDREFLMIEATGDYARAKEMMAKYVVIRPDVQKALDKMKSVPNDIRPQFRTANSLLAK, from the coding sequence ATGAAAAAAATCCTGCTCCCGCTGACGCTGGTCCTGGCTGTTGTCTCCACCGTCCACGCCGCACCGGCTACCATCGCCGATTTGAACAAGATGAGCCAGCGCTATGCCCCCGTGGCGCTCACCGCCGACACCAGCAAGCTGTCGGCCGGCGACAAGCAGGCCATCGTCAAGCTGATCGAAGCGGCCAAGATCATCGACGTGCTGCAACTGCGCCAGCGCTGGTCCGGCAACGAGGCCCTGTGGGCTGCTCTGAAAAAGGACACCACGCCGCTGGGCAAGGCGCGCCTCGATTACTTCTGGCTCAACAAGGGTCCCTGGTCCATCCTCGACGATCACCAGTCGTTCCTGCCCGCGCAAATCGGCGGCATCAAGATCCCGGCGAAGAAGCCCGAAGGCGGCAGCTTCTATCCCGACGACGCCACCAAGGCCCAGCTCGATACCTGGATGAACGCCTTGCCGGCCATCGACAAGTCGCAGGCGCAGTGGTTCTTCACCGCGATCCGCCGCAACGCCGGCGGCCAGTTCACCACCGTGCCGTATTCGGTCGAGTACCAGCCGGAACTGGAAAAGGCTGCCGCACTGCTCAAGCAGGCCGCTGCCGCCACCGACAACGCGTCGCTTAAAAAATTCCTCGACCTGCGCGCCGATGCCTTCCTCAGCAACGACTATCTCGCTTCCGATTTCGCCTGGATGGATCTCGATTCGCCGGTGGACGTCACCATCGGCCCGTACGAGACCTATAACGACGAACTGTTCGGCTACAAGGCCGCGTTCGAGGCGTACGTGAATATCCGCGACCAGAAAGAGACGCAAAAGCTCGACTTCTTCGCCCAGCACATGCAGGAGCTGGAAGACAGCCTGCCGATCGACGCCCAGTACCGCAACCCGAAAGTGGGGGCTATTGCGCCGATGGTCGTGGTCAACCAGGTCTATGGCGCCGGCGACGGCAACATGGGCGTGCAGACGGCCGCCTATAACCTGCCCAACGACGAGCGCATTATCAGCCAGCGCGGCTCCAAGCGCGTGATGCTCAAGAACGTGCAGGAAGCGAAATTCAAATCGACGCTCACGCCGATTTCGAAACTGGTGCTGCGCGCTGCCGACCAGAAGGACGTCGATTTCGACTCGTTCTTCACCCACATCCTGGCGCACGAAATCACCCACGGCCTCGGTCCCCACGCCACCACCATCGACGGGAAGGCCTCGACGCCGCGCCAGGACCTGAAGGAAGCCTATTCCACCATCGAGGAAGCCAAAGCCGATATCACCGGCCTGTACGTGCTTGACGTGATGATGGGCAAAGGCCAGTTGAAAGGCATCCTAGGGCAGGGCGAGGCGGCCGAACGCAAGCTGTACACGACGTTCTTGGCATCGGCCTTCCGTACGCTGCACTTCGGCCTGACCGACTCGCACGCGCGCGGCATGGCAATTCAGGTCAACTACCTGCTCGACAAGGGTGGTTTTGTGTCGCATGGCGACGGCACGTTCTCGGTGGACTTTGCCAGGATCAAGGATGCGGTCAAAGAGCTCGATCGCGAGTTCCTGATGATCGAAGCGACCGGCGATTACGCACGCGCCAAGGAGATGATGGCCAAGTACGTGGTGATCCGTCCCGACGTGCAAAAGGCGCTCGACAAGATGAAGTCGGTGCCGAATGACATCCGCCCGCAGTTCAGGACCGCCAACAGCCTGCTGGCGAAGTAA
- a CDS encoding BON domain-containing protein — protein sequence MNKLLFLVLASATSMTFAATPKQDTVAYKAAADRAEASYKSAKAACDAQSGNAKDICEEQAKLDQKQAELDATTKYKNDKNSLEKARIAVADARYDLDEEKCDAMTGNGKDSCKSTAKMQQTAAINDAKAGKQAADIAQTGVDCNNLTGGDKVSCEARSKSALAKDAVADSVITTKIKTGLMAEPSLKSLDVKVETNNGKVSLSGFVPSQAEADKAANVARSVKGVHDVQNSLRVK from the coding sequence ATGAACAAGCTGCTCTTCCTGGTACTGGCTAGCGCCACCAGCATGACTTTCGCTGCTACCCCAAAACAAGATACCGTCGCCTACAAGGCCGCCGCCGACCGCGCCGAAGCCAGCTACAAATCCGCCAAAGCCGCTTGCGATGCGCAATCGGGCAACGCCAAGGATATCTGCGAAGAACAAGCCAAGCTGGACCAAAAGCAGGCTGAACTCGACGCCACCACCAAGTACAAGAACGACAAGAACTCGCTGGAAAAAGCCCGTATCGCCGTGGCGGATGCCCGCTATGACCTAGACGAAGAAAAATGCGATGCCATGACCGGCAACGGCAAAGACAGCTGCAAGAGCACCGCCAAGATGCAGCAAACCGCTGCCATCAACGATGCCAAGGCTGGCAAGCAAGCCGCCGACATCGCCCAGACTGGCGTTGATTGCAACAACCTGACCGGCGGCGACAAAGTGAGCTGCGAAGCCCGTTCGAAATCCGCGCTGGCCAAGGACGCTGTGGCCGATTCCGTGATCACCACCAAGATCAAAACCGGCCTGATGGCCGAGCCATCGCTCAAATCGCTGGACGTCAAAGTGGAAACCAACAACGGTAAGGTATCGCTGAGCGGCTTCGTGCCATCGCAAGCTGAAGCCGACAAGGCTGCCAATGTCGCCCGCAGCGTCAAAGGCGTGCACGACGTGCAAAACTCGCTGCGCGTGAAGTAA